One genomic segment of Desmodus rotundus isolate HL8 chromosome 5, HLdesRot8A.1, whole genome shotgun sequence includes these proteins:
- the TMEM25 gene encoding transmembrane protein 25 isoform X6, which translates to MSLPPRPVTILHTVLLLPALLSSGWGELAPQINGQTWAKLTLRENERYPFTCRVTGASGTPQLAWYLDGQLQEASTSRLLSVGGEAFSGGTSTFTVTAQRAQHELNCSLQDPSNGRSANASIILNVQYFLVLEAQNYHWLTNHTVQLQLHNLAYNLSVVATNDVGVTSASFPAQGLLATQVEVPLLGIIVAGGLSLGTLVAFSTLVACLVCKKEKKTKGPSRRPSLISSDSNNLKLNNVRLPRENVSLPCNLQLNDLTPDSRGKPADQQMAWNNSRPELLDSEPGGLLTSQGFIRLPMLGYIYRVSSVSSDEIWL; encoded by the exons ATGTCTCTGCCTCCACGCCCAGTTACCATCCTGCACACAGTGCTGCTCCTACCAGCCCTTCTGAGCTCAG GTTGGGGAGAGTTGGCACCACAGATCAATGGTCAGACCTGGGCCAAGCTCACACTTCGGGAGAATGAGCGCTACCCCTTCACTTGCCGAGTGACAGGGGCGTCTGGCACCCCCCAATTGGCCTGGTACCTGGATGGACAGCTGCAGGAGGCCAGCACCTCAAGGCTGCTGAGTGTGGGTGGGGAGGCCTTCTCTGGAGGCACCAGCACCTTCACTGTCACTGCCCAGCGGGCTCAGCATGAGCTCAATTGCTCCTTGCAGGACCCGAGCAATGGTCGGTCAGCCAACGCCTCCATCATCCTCAACGTGCAAT ACTTCCTGGTGCTGGAGGCCCAGAATTACCACTGGCTCACCAACCACACCGTGCAGCTGCAGCTTCacaacctggcctacaacctctCAGTGGTAGCCACCAATGATGTGGGTGTCACCAGTGCTTCATTTCCGGCCCAAG GACTCCTGGCCACTCAGGTGGAAGTTCCACTGCTGGGCATCATTGTGGCTGGAGGGCTATCCCTGGGCACCCTGGTGGCATTCAGCACCTTGGTGGCCTGCCTGGtctgcaagaaggagaagaagaccaAAG GCCCCTCCCGGCGCCCATCTCTGATCTCTAG TGACTCCAACAACCTGAAACTCAACAATGTGCGCCTGCCACGGGAGAACGTGTCCCTCCCATGTAACCTTCAGCTCAACGACCTCACTCCAGATTCCAGAG GGAAACCAGCAGACCAGCAGATGGCTTGGAACAACAGCCGGCCAGAGCTTCTGGATTCAGAGCCTGGCGGCCTCCTCACCAGCCAAG GTTTTATCCGTCTACCAATGCTGGGCTACATCTATCGAGTGTCCAGTGTGAGCAGCGATGAGATCTGGCTCTAA
- the TMEM25 gene encoding transmembrane protein 25 isoform X4 has product MSLPPRPVTILHTVLLLPALLSSGWGELAPQINGQTWAKLTLRENERYPFTCRVTGASGTPQLAWYLDGQLQEASTSRLLSDPSNGRSANASIILNVQFKPEIAQVGAKYQEAQGQGLLVVLFALVRANPPANVTWIGQDGLVTVNTSDFLVLEAQNYHWLTNHTVQLQLHNLAYNLSVVATNDVGVTSASFPAQGLLATQVEVPLLGIIVAGGLSLGTLVAFSTLVACLVCKKEKKTKGPSRRPSLISSDSNNLKLNNVRLPRENVSLPCNLQLNDLTPDSRGKPADQQMAWNNSRPELLDSEPGGLLTSQGFIRLPMLGYIYRVSSVSSDEIWL; this is encoded by the exons ATGTCTCTGCCTCCACGCCCAGTTACCATCCTGCACACAGTGCTGCTCCTACCAGCCCTTCTGAGCTCAG GTTGGGGAGAGTTGGCACCACAGATCAATGGTCAGACCTGGGCCAAGCTCACACTTCGGGAGAATGAGCGCTACCCCTTCACTTGCCGAGTGACAGGGGCGTCTGGCACCCCCCAATTGGCCTGGTACCTGGATGGACAGCTGCAGGAGGCCAGCACCTCAAGGCTGCTGAGT GACCCGAGCAATGGTCGGTCAGCCAACGCCTCCATCATCCTCAACGTGCAAT TTAAGCCGGAGATTGCCCAGGTCGGGGCCAAGTACCAGGAAGCTCAGGGCCAGGGCCTCCTGGTTGTTCTTTTTGCCCTGGTACGTGCCAACCCACCTGCCAATGTGACCTGGATCGGCCAGGATGGGCTGGTGACTGTCAACACCTCAGACTTCCTGGTGCTGGAGGCCCAGAATTACCACTGGCTCACCAACCACACCGTGCAGCTGCAGCTTCacaacctggcctacaacctctCAGTGGTAGCCACCAATGATGTGGGTGTCACCAGTGCTTCATTTCCGGCCCAAG GACTCCTGGCCACTCAGGTGGAAGTTCCACTGCTGGGCATCATTGTGGCTGGAGGGCTATCCCTGGGCACCCTGGTGGCATTCAGCACCTTGGTGGCCTGCCTGGtctgcaagaaggagaagaagaccaAAG GCCCCTCCCGGCGCCCATCTCTGATCTCTAG TGACTCCAACAACCTGAAACTCAACAATGTGCGCCTGCCACGGGAGAACGTGTCCCTCCCATGTAACCTTCAGCTCAACGACCTCACTCCAGATTCCAGAG GGAAACCAGCAGACCAGCAGATGGCTTGGAACAACAGCCGGCCAGAGCTTCTGGATTCAGAGCCTGGCGGCCTCCTCACCAGCCAAG GTTTTATCCGTCTACCAATGCTGGGCTACATCTATCGAGTGTCCAGTGTGAGCAGCGATGAGATCTGGCTCTAA
- the TMEM25 gene encoding transmembrane protein 25 isoform X3, whose amino-acid sequence MSLPPRPVTILHTVLLLPALLSSGWGELAPQINGQTWAKLTLRENERYPFTCRVTGASGTPQLAWTRAMVGQPTPPSSSTCNVSAPVVGRERGSLPRDPQQLPGRWSVKPEIAQVGAKYQEAQGQGLLVVLFALVRANPPANVTWIGQDGLVTVNTSDFLVLEAQNYHWLTNHTVQLQLHNLAYNLSVVATNDVGVTSASFPAQGLLATQVEVPLLGIIVAGGLSLGTLVAFSTLVACLVCKKEKKTKGPSRRPSLISSDSNNLKLNNVRLPRENVSLPCNLQLNDLTPDSRGKPADQQMAWNNSRPELLDSEPGGLLTSQGFIRLPMLGYIYRVSSVSSDEIWL is encoded by the exons ATGTCTCTGCCTCCACGCCCAGTTACCATCCTGCACACAGTGCTGCTCCTACCAGCCCTTCTGAGCTCAG GTTGGGGAGAGTTGGCACCACAGATCAATGGTCAGACCTGGGCCAAGCTCACACTTCGGGAGAATGAGCGCTACCCCTTCACTTGCCGAGTGACAGGGGCGTCTGGCACCCCCCAATTGGCCTG GACCCGAGCAATGGTCGGTCAGCCAACGCCTCCATCATCCTCAACGTGCAATGTGAGTGCCCCTgtggtgggcagggagagaggtTCACTGCCCAGGGACCCCCAGCAGCTACCTGGCAGGTGGTCTG TTAAGCCGGAGATTGCCCAGGTCGGGGCCAAGTACCAGGAAGCTCAGGGCCAGGGCCTCCTGGTTGTTCTTTTTGCCCTGGTACGTGCCAACCCACCTGCCAATGTGACCTGGATCGGCCAGGATGGGCTGGTGACTGTCAACACCTCAGACTTCCTGGTGCTGGAGGCCCAGAATTACCACTGGCTCACCAACCACACCGTGCAGCTGCAGCTTCacaacctggcctacaacctctCAGTGGTAGCCACCAATGATGTGGGTGTCACCAGTGCTTCATTTCCGGCCCAAG GACTCCTGGCCACTCAGGTGGAAGTTCCACTGCTGGGCATCATTGTGGCTGGAGGGCTATCCCTGGGCACCCTGGTGGCATTCAGCACCTTGGTGGCCTGCCTGGtctgcaagaaggagaagaagaccaAAG GCCCCTCCCGGCGCCCATCTCTGATCTCTAG TGACTCCAACAACCTGAAACTCAACAATGTGCGCCTGCCACGGGAGAACGTGTCCCTCCCATGTAACCTTCAGCTCAACGACCTCACTCCAGATTCCAGAG GGAAACCAGCAGACCAGCAGATGGCTTGGAACAACAGCCGGCCAGAGCTTCTGGATTCAGAGCCTGGCGGCCTCCTCACCAGCCAAG GTTTTATCCGTCTACCAATGCTGGGCTACATCTATCGAGTGTCCAGTGTGAGCAGCGATGAGATCTGGCTCTAA
- the TMEM25 gene encoding transmembrane protein 25 isoform X5 produces the protein MSLPPRPVTILHTVLLLPALLSSGWGELAPQINGQTWAKLTLRENERYPFTCRVTGASGTPQLAWYLDGQLQEASTSRLLSVGGEAFSGGTSTFTVTAQRAQHELNCSLQDPSNGRSANASIILNVQFKPEIAQVGAKYQEAQGQGLLVVLFALVRANPPANVTWIGQDGLVTVNTSDFLVLEAQNYHWLTNHTVQLQLHNLAYNLSVVATNDVGVTSASFPAQGPSRRPSLISSDSNNLKLNNVRLPRENVSLPCNLQLNDLTPDSRGKPADQQMAWNNSRPELLDSEPGGLLTSQGFIRLPMLGYIYRVSSVSSDEIWL, from the exons ATGTCTCTGCCTCCACGCCCAGTTACCATCCTGCACACAGTGCTGCTCCTACCAGCCCTTCTGAGCTCAG GTTGGGGAGAGTTGGCACCACAGATCAATGGTCAGACCTGGGCCAAGCTCACACTTCGGGAGAATGAGCGCTACCCCTTCACTTGCCGAGTGACAGGGGCGTCTGGCACCCCCCAATTGGCCTGGTACCTGGATGGACAGCTGCAGGAGGCCAGCACCTCAAGGCTGCTGAGTGTGGGTGGGGAGGCCTTCTCTGGAGGCACCAGCACCTTCACTGTCACTGCCCAGCGGGCTCAGCATGAGCTCAATTGCTCCTTGCAGGACCCGAGCAATGGTCGGTCAGCCAACGCCTCCATCATCCTCAACGTGCAAT TTAAGCCGGAGATTGCCCAGGTCGGGGCCAAGTACCAGGAAGCTCAGGGCCAGGGCCTCCTGGTTGTTCTTTTTGCCCTGGTACGTGCCAACCCACCTGCCAATGTGACCTGGATCGGCCAGGATGGGCTGGTGACTGTCAACACCTCAGACTTCCTGGTGCTGGAGGCCCAGAATTACCACTGGCTCACCAACCACACCGTGCAGCTGCAGCTTCacaacctggcctacaacctctCAGTGGTAGCCACCAATGATGTGGGTGTCACCAGTGCTTCATTTCCGGCCCAAG GCCCCTCCCGGCGCCCATCTCTGATCTCTAG TGACTCCAACAACCTGAAACTCAACAATGTGCGCCTGCCACGGGAGAACGTGTCCCTCCCATGTAACCTTCAGCTCAACGACCTCACTCCAGATTCCAGAG GGAAACCAGCAGACCAGCAGATGGCTTGGAACAACAGCCGGCCAGAGCTTCTGGATTCAGAGCCTGGCGGCCTCCTCACCAGCCAAG GTTTTATCCGTCTACCAATGCTGGGCTACATCTATCGAGTGTCCAGTGTGAGCAGCGATGAGATCTGGCTCTAA
- the TMEM25 gene encoding transmembrane protein 25 isoform X2 has protein sequence MHLPKIQPVPGWGELAPQINGQTWAKLTLRENERYPFTCRVTGASGTPQLAWYLDGQLQEASTSRLLSVGGEAFSGGTSTFTVTAQRAQHELNCSLQDPSNGRSANASIILNVQFKPEIAQVGAKYQEAQGQGLLVVLFALVRANPPANVTWIGQDGLVTVNTSDFLVLEAQNYHWLTNHTVQLQLHNLAYNLSVVATNDVGVTSASFPAQGLLATQVEVPLLGIIVAGGLSLGTLVAFSTLVACLVCKKEKKTKGPSRRPSLISSDSNNLKLNNVRLPRENVSLPCNLQLNDLTPDSRGKPADQQMAWNNSRPELLDSEPGGLLTSQGFIRLPMLGYIYRVSSVSSDEIWL, from the exons ATGCACCTACCCAAGATTCAGCCAGTTCCTG GTTGGGGAGAGTTGGCACCACAGATCAATGGTCAGACCTGGGCCAAGCTCACACTTCGGGAGAATGAGCGCTACCCCTTCACTTGCCGAGTGACAGGGGCGTCTGGCACCCCCCAATTGGCCTGGTACCTGGATGGACAGCTGCAGGAGGCCAGCACCTCAAGGCTGCTGAGTGTGGGTGGGGAGGCCTTCTCTGGAGGCACCAGCACCTTCACTGTCACTGCCCAGCGGGCTCAGCATGAGCTCAATTGCTCCTTGCAGGACCCGAGCAATGGTCGGTCAGCCAACGCCTCCATCATCCTCAACGTGCAAT TTAAGCCGGAGATTGCCCAGGTCGGGGCCAAGTACCAGGAAGCTCAGGGCCAGGGCCTCCTGGTTGTTCTTTTTGCCCTGGTACGTGCCAACCCACCTGCCAATGTGACCTGGATCGGCCAGGATGGGCTGGTGACTGTCAACACCTCAGACTTCCTGGTGCTGGAGGCCCAGAATTACCACTGGCTCACCAACCACACCGTGCAGCTGCAGCTTCacaacctggcctacaacctctCAGTGGTAGCCACCAATGATGTGGGTGTCACCAGTGCTTCATTTCCGGCCCAAG GACTCCTGGCCACTCAGGTGGAAGTTCCACTGCTGGGCATCATTGTGGCTGGAGGGCTATCCCTGGGCACCCTGGTGGCATTCAGCACCTTGGTGGCCTGCCTGGtctgcaagaaggagaagaagaccaAAG GCCCCTCCCGGCGCCCATCTCTGATCTCTAG TGACTCCAACAACCTGAAACTCAACAATGTGCGCCTGCCACGGGAGAACGTGTCCCTCCCATGTAACCTTCAGCTCAACGACCTCACTCCAGATTCCAGAG GGAAACCAGCAGACCAGCAGATGGCTTGGAACAACAGCCGGCCAGAGCTTCTGGATTCAGAGCCTGGCGGCCTCCTCACCAGCCAAG GTTTTATCCGTCTACCAATGCTGGGCTACATCTATCGAGTGTCCAGTGTGAGCAGCGATGAGATCTGGCTCTAA
- the TTC36 gene encoding tetratricopeptide repeat protein 36 — MGTPNDQAVLQAIFNPDTPFGDIVGLDLGGEAEKEVEDGVFPQAQLEQSKALELQGVIAAESGDLSTALERFGQAINLLPERASAYNNRAQARRLQGDVTGALEDLERAVTLSGGQGHAACQSFVQRGLLARLQDRNDDARRDFERAARLGSPFARRQLVLLNPYAALCNRMLADMMGQLRGPRDGC, encoded by the exons ATGGGGACTCCAAATGATCAGGCGGTGTTACAGGCCATCTTCAACCCTGACACCCCATTTGGAGACATTGTTGGGTTAGACCTGGGAGGAGAAGCTGAGAAAGAAGTAGAAG ATGGAGTTTTCCCTCAAGCACAGTTGGAGCAGTCCAAGGCCCTGGAGCTGCAGGGGGTGATAGCAGCTGAGTCTGGTGACCTCAGCACAGCCCTGGAGAGGTTTGGCCAAGCCATCAACCTGCTGCCTGAGAGGGCATCAGCCTACAACAATCGAGCCCAGGCCCGGCGACTCCAGGGAGACGTGACAG GAGCACTAGAGGACCTGGAGCGCGCTGTGACGCTGAGCGGCGGGCAGGGCCACGCAGCCTGCCAGAGCTTTGTGCAGCGCGGGCTACTGGCGCGGCTGCAGGACCGGAACGACGATGCCCGCAGGGACTTCGAGCGAGCAGCACGGCTGGGCAGCCCCTTCGCCCGGCGCCAGCTGGTATTGCTCAACCCATATGCAGCGCTGTGCAATCGCATGCTGGCCGACATGATGGGGCAGCTGCGTGGCCCCCGCGACGGATGCTGA
- the TMEM25 gene encoding transmembrane protein 25 isoform X1, with translation MSLPPRPVTILHTVLLLPALLSSGWGELAPQINGQTWAKLTLRENERYPFTCRVTGASGTPQLAWYLDGQLQEASTSRLLSVGGEAFSGGTSTFTVTAQRAQHELNCSLQDPSNGRSANASIILNVQFKPEIAQVGAKYQEAQGQGLLVVLFALVRANPPANVTWIGQDGLVTVNTSDFLVLEAQNYHWLTNHTVQLQLHNLAYNLSVVATNDVGVTSASFPAQGLLATQVEVPLLGIIVAGGLSLGTLVAFSTLVACLVCKKEKKTKGPSRRPSLISSDSNNLKLNNVRLPRENVSLPCNLQLNDLTPDSRGKPADQQMAWNNSRPELLDSEPGGLLTSQGFIRLPMLGYIYRVSSVSSDEIWL, from the exons ATGTCTCTGCCTCCACGCCCAGTTACCATCCTGCACACAGTGCTGCTCCTACCAGCCCTTCTGAGCTCAG GTTGGGGAGAGTTGGCACCACAGATCAATGGTCAGACCTGGGCCAAGCTCACACTTCGGGAGAATGAGCGCTACCCCTTCACTTGCCGAGTGACAGGGGCGTCTGGCACCCCCCAATTGGCCTGGTACCTGGATGGACAGCTGCAGGAGGCCAGCACCTCAAGGCTGCTGAGTGTGGGTGGGGAGGCCTTCTCTGGAGGCACCAGCACCTTCACTGTCACTGCCCAGCGGGCTCAGCATGAGCTCAATTGCTCCTTGCAGGACCCGAGCAATGGTCGGTCAGCCAACGCCTCCATCATCCTCAACGTGCAAT TTAAGCCGGAGATTGCCCAGGTCGGGGCCAAGTACCAGGAAGCTCAGGGCCAGGGCCTCCTGGTTGTTCTTTTTGCCCTGGTACGTGCCAACCCACCTGCCAATGTGACCTGGATCGGCCAGGATGGGCTGGTGACTGTCAACACCTCAGACTTCCTGGTGCTGGAGGCCCAGAATTACCACTGGCTCACCAACCACACCGTGCAGCTGCAGCTTCacaacctggcctacaacctctCAGTGGTAGCCACCAATGATGTGGGTGTCACCAGTGCTTCATTTCCGGCCCAAG GACTCCTGGCCACTCAGGTGGAAGTTCCACTGCTGGGCATCATTGTGGCTGGAGGGCTATCCCTGGGCACCCTGGTGGCATTCAGCACCTTGGTGGCCTGCCTGGtctgcaagaaggagaagaagaccaAAG GCCCCTCCCGGCGCCCATCTCTGATCTCTAG TGACTCCAACAACCTGAAACTCAACAATGTGCGCCTGCCACGGGAGAACGTGTCCCTCCCATGTAACCTTCAGCTCAACGACCTCACTCCAGATTCCAGAG GGAAACCAGCAGACCAGCAGATGGCTTGGAACAACAGCCGGCCAGAGCTTCTGGATTCAGAGCCTGGCGGCCTCCTCACCAGCCAAG GTTTTATCCGTCTACCAATGCTGGGCTACATCTATCGAGTGTCCAGTGTGAGCAGCGATGAGATCTGGCTCTAA